The sequence below is a genomic window from Armatimonadota bacterium.
ATGCGGTGGGGTGGGCGAATCGCCTCGGTCGTGCCGTAGCTCGCCGCCGCCAACGTGATGAACTCGCGAAGGCCGCGCAGGACCTCCGCGCCGTTAACCGGTTGCTCAATGTGCTGGTGCGGCATGATTCTTCCCTATAACCATACCGCTACTCCAGTTCAATCGTTGCGGGAGGCTTGCTGGTTAGATCGTAAAACACGCGGTTCACGCCGTCGACTTCGTTCACAATCCGGCTGGCTACGAGTTCCAAAACGTCAAACGGAATGGCCACCGCCCGTGCCGTCATCGCGTCCTCGCTTTCCACCGCCCGAAGCACGATTGGCTGTTCGTAGGTTCGCTCGTCGCCCATTACGCCCACGCTCTTGACGTCCAGCAACGCGGCGTAAGATTGCCAAATTCCCTTATTGAGGCCTCGCGACCGTAGTTCAGATCGGAATATCCAGTCGGCATCCTGAACCATTTTCACTCGCTCGGGCGTGACCTCACCGAGAATTCGAACCCCAAGCCCCGGTCCCGGGAACGGCTCGCGGTCGACCATGTCGTCCGGCAGTCCCAGAGCCCGCCCAACGGCGCGCACTTCATCCTTGAACAGCCAGCGCAACGGCTCGATCAGCTTCATTCGCATCCAGTCCGGCAGTCCGCCGACGTTGTGGTGGGTCTTGATCTTCGCCGCCGTCGGCGAACCCGACTCGATCACGTCGGGATAGAGCGTGCCCTGGGCTAGCCAGTCGCAACCCGAAAGCTCATTGGCGTGGTCCTCGAAGACCCGCACGAACTGCTCGCCGATGGTCTTGCGCTTGGCCTCCGGCTCTTTGATCCCTTTCAACGCCCCGAAGAATCGGTCATGCTCGTTGAAGGCGATGAGGTTGGCATGGAAATGGCCCCGGAACGTCTCGATGACCTGCTCTGCCTCGCCCTTTCGCAGGAGGCCGTGGTCCACAAACACGCACACCGCGCGGTCGCCTAGCGCCTTGATGAGCAGCGCAGCCATGACCGAGGAATCCACACCACCCGATACGGCGCACAGCACCTTCTCATCGGCCGCCACCGTCTCCTGAATCTTCCTGACCTCTTCCTCAATGAAGTTCTCTGTGCTCCAATCGCCGGTCAGCCCCGCCACTTCCAAGAACCGCTTCAGAATTCGCTTGCCGTCCGGCGTATGCGTCACCTCGGGGTGGAACTGCACCGCATAGAATCCCCGCGAGGGGTTTTCCATCGCCGCCACTGGACAGCTTGGCGTCGTCGCCGTCACCGTAAAACCGGCCGGAACCGCCGTCACTTGGTCGCCGTGCGACATCCAAACCTGAGGGTTGTCTAGCAAGCCCGCCATGCCCTTCTGGTCGGACAGTGTCCGCAAACCATACTCCTTATGCCCGGCGTTCTCGACCGTGCCGCCCAGTCGATACGCCATCAACTGCTGGCCGTAGCAGATGCCGAGGGTGGGGATGCCTTCCAGACAAGAAAAATCGAGGGTCGGCGAGTTGGCTTCAAGAACCGACTTTGGTCCGCCGCTGAGGATGACAGCCGTGGGCTTTTCCGCCGAGATTCTCTCGAAGGCGGTAGTCCAGGGCACCATTTCCGAGTAGACGTTCTGCTCCCGGATTCGACGAACGATCAGTTGGGTGTACTGTCCGCCGAAATCAACGACGAGGACTTTCTGGTGGGTCATGGACCCTACTAAGTTTGACAGATACGGCGGCCGAATTGCTTGCCGAATCAGAGGCCGACGCCTGAGAACTGGCGCAATCCCTTCGCCCATAAAATCTTCGAAATGCCGAAGGTTAGAGCAATGTAGAAGCACTGCACACCGAGCCCCACCAGCGCCGTGTCCCCGCCCACTCGCCCGATTCCGATGTCCACCGGGAGGTTGGTGGTGTAGTAAAACGGCAGAACCTTGGCCAACTGCTGAGCCCAATCGGGAAGCATCGCTACCGGCACCACCTGGCCGGAAAGAAACAGCATTGGGAAGTAGTAAAGCTCAAATAACGCCATCGCCTCCTCAACGAACAGCGCGATGAAACCAAGCATCATCACCGTCGTAAAACTAAGCAGATGGCCCAGCAGGAGGGCGGAAAAGAACTGCCAATTCCAGTTGAATGTCGCGTCGTGCAAGATGCCGCGGTAGAACCACATGAACAGGAGCAGGAACGGCACGCACAGGCTCATGCGCACAATCCGCCAGGAGAAATTGCGGAAGAAGTAGACCTGGTAGGTCGAGATCGGACGCACCAACTGAGCCGAAAACTGCCCGTCTTTGATCTCAATGGCGAGCTCCCACATGAAGTGGCAGACCACAAATCCGCTCACCATCAGCATCGCCAGGTAGTACCGTACGATATCGCCTTTGTTGAACCCGGCGACTCGCCCGCCCCCCATCGCGCTCATCCACACCAGCGGCATAGTGAACATAGTGAAGGCGTCGGTGAGAATCCAAATAATGCCGTTGACGCGGTAGGCGATGCCGTCCTTCAAGTAGACGGAAAACAGCGCCAACCATTTGCGAAACGTCGCGAGCATCCCTTCTGAGTATGACCGACGAAAAAGCCCCCGGAATACGGGGGCCTAAGGTCGATCTTACTTCTTGACGATGTCGTTGTGACTAGCCGAGATGGCGGCAAAGATTTCGCCCTGCTCCTTGGCTGGTACCTTGTAGCCGTCAAGAACCTTTTTCAGGATGGCGGCAGCGGACTGCCATTCCTTCTCGGTGAT
It includes:
- the guaA gene encoding glutamine-hydrolyzing GMP synthase, encoding MTHQKVLVVDFGGQYTQLIVRRIREQNVYSEMVPWTTAFERISAEKPTAVILSGGPKSVLEANSPTLDFSCLEGIPTLGICYGQQLMAYRLGGTVENAGHKEYGLRTLSDQKGMAGLLDNPQVWMSHGDQVTAVPAGFTVTATTPSCPVAAMENPSRGFYAVQFHPEVTHTPDGKRILKRFLEVAGLTGDWSTENFIEEEVRKIQETVAADEKVLCAVSGGVDSSVMAALLIKALGDRAVCVFVDHGLLRKGEAEQVIETFRGHFHANLIAFNEHDRFFGALKGIKEPEAKRKTIGEQFVRVFEDHANELSGCDWLAQGTLYPDVIESGSPTAAKIKTHHNVGGLPDWMRMKLIEPLRWLFKDEVRAVGRALGLPDDMVDREPFPGPGLGVRILGEVTPERVKMVQDADWIFRSELRSRGLNKGIWQSYAALLDVKSVGVMGDERTYEQPIVLRAVESEDAMTARAVAIPFDVLELVASRIVNEVDGVNRVFYDLTSKPPATIELE